In Galactobacillus timonensis, the genomic window GAGATCGGACAAGGACATTGAGACACACTTCGAGTCGTTCAGGGGTAGACGCAACTTTCTGGTGAATCAGCTGAACCGGATGGGGCTGCCGACCGCGATGCCCAAGGGTGCCTTCTATGTGTTCCCCAACATTTCTTCGACGGGGCTTTCAAGCTATGACTTCGCTTCGCGTCTATTGACGGAGGCGCATGTAGTAGTGATTCCGGGCAATGCGTTCGGGCCGGCGGGTGAGGGCTTTGTGCGTATTTCCTACGCCTATTCGCTGGATTCGCTGAAAGAGGCGTGTGTGCGCATTGCAAAATTTCTGGAGCAGTTTCATTAAGTATGGCGGATGAGGAACTGGTAGAAGAGGAAGCGGCGCCGGCGTTAATCGTTTCCAGGGCGGTGCTGCATGTGCTGGATGCGGCCGACAATCAGATTCTTTGCTCGGAGGATACGCTGAATCTGGAGGATCCGTTTCTTGAGGGCTATGTGATGCGTCAGGTGCGCCGGATTCATGGTGGCACCACAGCTTCGAAGGGATATTTTGAAGAAGACAGTCCGGCATTGAAACTGCTGAAGGACTACTTTGAGAAGAAGCGCAACTTTCTCGATGTTTCCTGGGAAATACTGGCACCGCTGAGGGAGTATGCCAGTGCGCATAGCCGCTGTATCGATGTGCTGGTGGCGGACTATCAGAAGGATGGTGTTCCTTACTTCAGCTTCGTTCTGCTGGAGGGTCAGGAAGCATTGATGCATACGGTGCAGGTGAATGAGGCGGGGAAGTCCGTCAATTCGCTGGCGGCGTGCCGTACGATGCCGGCGGTATCGAAGCGGCCGAAGAGTTTTGCGGCAGTCAACCTTCTGAACATGGAAATCCGCTTTGCGGATGAGGGTGACTGGGATGGAACTGCCATGCTCGCAGATAATATTCTTCACTGCACAAAGGAAAAGAGTACGAAGGAGATTCTGCAGAATGTGCAGGAGATTGCCAGTGAAGTTGCCCTGAGCCATGATGAGAATCCGAGCCTGTTACTGTCAAGGGTAAAGCAGGCGGTGAAGGACAACGTGGAAGAGGAAGGCAGCTTTTCTCTGGAGGATGTGGCGGAAGAAGTGTTCGAGAAGCCGGAGATGAAGCAGCAGTTTCTGAAGCGTACGGTCGAGGCCGAGCTGCCGAAGGAAACGCAGACGACAGCCGCTGCCGTCAATCGCTGGATCCGCAATCAGAAGCTGATGACGGATACGGGCATTGAGATCGTGTTTCCGACGGACTACTATCAGAAAACGGATCTGATCGAGTTCCGCAACAACGAGGATGGTACCATTTCGATCGTGATCAAGAATGTTGGTAAGATCACGAATCGTAAATAAGCGTTAAAGAAAACAGAAGGAGGCGCCGGGGCACAAAGCAGTGTCCCGGTTTTCTGTATATCATGCAGAGTATGATGCTTGGTATTTCCGGATGGAAAGGGTAAACTTCCTCTTGTGTTCTGGAAAGGCGGTGGGCTTTTATGAAAACAAATGGAATTCTGGTTCTGCAGAGTGATTTCGGTCTTGTGGATGGTGCGGTTGCGGCAATGACAGGTGTGGCGCTGTCGGTGGATCCTTCGCTGCGTGTGTACAATCTGACGCATGAGATTCCGCCCTATGATACGTTTGAAGCTTCCTATCGTCTGCTGCAGGCGGTGCCATACTGGCCAGAGGGTACGGTCTTTGTGTCGGTCGTTGATCCGGGTGTCGGCTCGAAGCGCAAGTCTGTTGTTGCCCGCACGGGCCGTGGTCAGCTGATCGTGAGCCCGGATAACGGTACCTTGACGCATATCGACCGCGTCATCGGCATTGAAGAGGTACGCGAGATTGAGGAGTCGGTCGGACGTCGGCGTGACAGTGAGCACAGCTGGACCTTCCATGGTCGTGATGTGTATGCCTATACGGGTGCGCTGCTGGCGTCGGGAAAACTTCAGTTGGAAAACATCGGTCCTTCGTTTGATCCGAAGGATATCATCCGTCTGGAAGGAAAGAAGGCTGTTCTTGAGGGCAATGCCATTACCGGTACGATCGAGACGCTGGATGTACGCTTCGGTTCGCTGTGGACGGATATCAGCCGCAAGCTGTTTGAAAAGCTGAATGTGAAGGTTCATGAGCAGGTGGATGTCAGTATCTACCGCGGAAAGACGCGGGTCTATCATTCGTTTGTGACATATGGTCATACGTTTGCGGAGGTTGAGATCGGTGAGCCGCTGCTGTATGTGAACTCGATGGATCATATTGGTCTGGCGATCAATCAGGGAAACTTTGCGAAGGCCTACAACATCGGTACACGGGATCCGTGGGTCATTCGCCTTGAAAAGCGTTGAATAATGAAATACGCCCGGCAGAGAATCAGTCTGCCGGGCATCGTTGTATCTAAATTAAGAGTTGTCGGTACGATCTTCCAGTGGAATGTAGGGGCGTTTACTGTCTCCGACGTATTTATAGGCGGGACGAATGAGGCGGTCGGCGAAGGCGACTTCCTCCATGCGGTGTGCACACCAGCCGCCGCAGCGGGCAATGGCAAAAAGAGGGGTATAGAGATCCTCCGCGATGCCGAGCATCCGGTAAATGAGGCCGGAGAAGAGGTCGACATTGGCACAGATGGGCTTGGAACTGTGCTTTTCAAGATAGAAAGCTTCGGGGGCGAGGCGCTCGATGGCCGTGAGCATGTTCCATTCCTTTTCGAAGCCCTTCTGGCAGGCCAGCTGGCGGGAGCTGTTTTTTAAGATCTGGGCACGTGGATCGGAAAGGGTATAGACGGCGTGGCCGACGCCATAGATGAGACCGGATCCGTCACTTCCCTCTTTGCGCAGAATGGCGCGCAGAGCGTCCAGTACCTGCTGATCGTTGGTGGGGTCGCTGACGTTATTCATGAGCCAGTCCAGCTGGTGCATGCACTTGTGGTTGGCGCCGCCGTGCTTGGGACCTTTCAGGGAACAGATGGCAGAAGCGATGGCGGAGTAGGTATCGGTGCCGGTTGAGGAGACGACGCGGTCGGTGAAGGTTGAATTGTTTCCGCCGCCGTGATCGGCATGCACAACCATGCACAGGTCCAGAAGTTTCGCCTCGTCGTGCGTAAACTGCTGATCGGGACGGTAGATGGAAAGAATATGTTCCGCCGTCGAGAGGCCATGGCGCGGATAGTGGAAGTAGAGTGACTTGTGCTCATAGACGTGGAGCTTTGTCTCGTAGGCATAGATCATCATCGTAGGCAGACCGGCAATGAGATTGACCGACTGGCGGATGATATTTTCCAGCGACGTATCCTCCGCATGCTCGT contains:
- a CDS encoding nucleoid-associated protein, which gives rise to MADEELVEEEAAPALIVSRAVLHVLDAADNQILCSEDTLNLEDPFLEGYVMRQVRRIHGGTTASKGYFEEDSPALKLLKDYFEKKRNFLDVSWEILAPLREYASAHSRCIDVLVADYQKDGVPYFSFVLLEGQEALMHTVQVNEAGKSVNSLAACRTMPAVSKRPKSFAAVNLLNMEIRFADEGDWDGTAMLADNILHCTKEKSTKEILQNVQEIASEVALSHDENPSLLLSRVKQAVKDNVEEEGSFSLEDVAEEVFEKPEMKQQFLKRTVEAELPKETQTTAAAVNRWIRNQKLMTDTGIEIVFPTDYYQKTDLIEFRNNEDGTISIVIKNVGKITNRK
- a CDS encoding SAM hydrolase/SAM-dependent halogenase family protein; translation: MKTNGILVLQSDFGLVDGAVAAMTGVALSVDPSLRVYNLTHEIPPYDTFEASYRLLQAVPYWPEGTVFVSVVDPGVGSKRKSVVARTGRGQLIVSPDNGTLTHIDRVIGIEEVREIEESVGRRRDSEHSWTFHGRDVYAYTGALLASGKLQLENIGPSFDPKDIIRLEGKKAVLEGNAITGTIETLDVRFGSLWTDISRKLFEKLNVKVHEQVDVSIYRGKTRVYHSFVTYGHTFAEVEIGEPLLYVNSMDHIGLAINQGNFAKAYNIGTRDPWVIRLEKR
- a CDS encoding citrate synthase, yielding MTDFYPDVAQLAPEDLKLLCTEFRRNNYINPDISDKYGVKRGLRNADGTGVLAGLTNICDVIGYQRQKDGTPAPIKGKLIYRGIDLDEIVEEGIKKDRFLFEEVEWLLLFGSLPTEKNLKRFSEILESHRELPNGFPETMIMNAPSPNIMNKLARSVLAMYSYDEHAEDTSLENIIRQSVNLIAGLPTMMIYAYETKLHVYEHKSLYFHYPRHGLSTAEHILSIYRPDQQFTHDEAKLLDLCMVVHADHGGGNNSTFTDRVVSSTGTDTYSAIASAICSLKGPKHGGANHKCMHQLDWLMNNVSDPTNDQQVLDALRAILRKEGSDGSGLIYGVGHAVYTLSDPRAQILKNSSRQLACQKGFEKEWNMLTAIERLAPEAFYLEKHSSKPICANVDLFSGLIYRMLGIAEDLYTPLFAIARCGGWCAHRMEEVAFADRLIRPAYKYVGDSKRPYIPLEDRTDNS